A single genomic interval of Natronolimnobius sp. AArcel1 harbors:
- a CDS encoding HalOD1 output domain-containing protein — translation MSGSGAREEPVVDHVQADESLSHAILRVVADAREESVLELSDPLFDAIDPDALETIFQEHSNGYIEFSYLDCTVRVTATGKIRATQEPADGEG, via the coding sequence ATGAGTGGATCTGGTGCCCGCGAAGAGCCTGTTGTCGATCATGTACAAGCCGATGAATCGTTGTCCCACGCCATCCTTCGCGTCGTCGCCGACGCCCGTGAAGAATCTGTGCTCGAGTTATCTGACCCACTTTTCGACGCAATCGATCCTGACGCACTCGAGACCATCTTCCAGGAGCACTCGAATGGGTACATCGAATTCTCCTATCTCGATTGTACTGTCCGGGTTACCGCCACGGGCAAAATACGGGCCACCCAGGAACCCGCCGACGGTGAAGGCTAA
- a CDS encoding helix-turn-helix domain-containing protein gives MGIIAEFELEPESFVLEEALVLPSVDRVEFERIVPTQLSTMALFWVWGTKFDEFERLARSDPALETLESLMTESDSRLYHATWTDRVTDLCDGLQASDAVLLGACGRETGWEFEIRFPSDDRLSTFSSQCLDCGLHFVLRHLYSLSALDSSLGYGLTPRQRELLVSAVETGYFEEPRDVSLQELADEFGISAPSASGLLRRGTQHLVRSTLVSDD, from the coding sequence ATGGGGATCATAGCCGAGTTCGAACTAGAACCCGAATCTTTTGTTCTCGAGGAAGCGCTTGTGCTTCCGAGCGTTGATCGCGTCGAGTTCGAACGTATCGTGCCAACCCAGCTGTCAACAATGGCGCTTTTTTGGGTCTGGGGAACTAAATTCGACGAATTCGAGCGGCTTGCGCGCTCAGATCCCGCTCTCGAGACACTCGAGTCGCTGATGACTGAGAGTGATAGTCGACTGTACCATGCAACGTGGACAGATCGGGTGACTGATTTGTGCGACGGATTGCAAGCGAGCGATGCCGTTTTGCTCGGTGCCTGTGGGCGTGAGACTGGTTGGGAGTTCGAGATTCGATTTCCCAGTGATGATCGGTTGTCGACGTTTAGCAGTCAGTGTCTCGACTGCGGGTTACACTTCGTGCTTCGACACCTGTACTCATTGTCAGCGTTGGATTCCTCGCTTGGCTATGGGCTGACACCGCGTCAGCGAGAACTGCTTGTCAGTGCCGTGGAAACGGGCTACTTCGAGGAACCACGCGACGTTTCGTTACAGGAACTGGCGGATGAGTTCGGTATTTCGGCACCCTCAGCAAGCGGCCTCCTCCGGCGAGGAACCCAGCATTTAGTGCGATCGACACTGGTGTCGGACGACTAA
- a CDS encoding HalOD1 output domain-containing protein, whose protein sequence is MDGEQSICYNVVATVAEHEGVAPETMQPPLHTAVDTDALEALFRNTTGSWETPTVEFTYCGYSIRVDGPDAISVTEAGVTGTQTEPVSTGH, encoded by the coding sequence ATGGATGGGGAGCAGTCGATCTGTTACAACGTCGTTGCAACAGTCGCCGAACACGAGGGGGTCGCACCCGAAACGATGCAGCCACCACTGCATACCGCAGTCGATACTGACGCACTCGAGGCCCTCTTTCGAAACACGACCGGTAGTTGGGAGACTCCAACGGTTGAATTCACCTACTGTGGATACAGCATCCGTGTCGACGGTCCAGACGCGATCAGCGTGACCGAGGCTGGCGTCACCGGGACCCAGACTGAACCCGTTTCTACCGGCCACTGA
- a CDS encoding LAGLIDADG family homing endonuclease, with protein sequence MAQAGNTELVDSFEQFFRNYYDNEIKQLAQRYPNEQRSLHVDWQELYRYDPDLADDFLNQPEQLQRYAEEALRLYDLPIDVSLGQAHVRVRNLPDTESPEIREIRALDMNSLVEVHGIVRKATDVRPKIEDAAFECQLCGTLTRVPQSSGNFQEPHECQGCERQGPFQVNFDQSEFVDSQKLRIQESPEGLRGGETPQALDVHVEDDITGEVTPGDHVSAAGVLRLEQQGNEQDKSPVFDFYMEGMSVDIDEEQFEDMDITEEDKQEIYEISNQDDVYEQMVGSIAPSIYGYDQEKLAMILQLFSGVTKQLPDGSRIRGDLHMLLIGDPGTGKSQMLGYIQNIAPRSVYTSGKGSSSAGLTAAAVRDDFGDGQQWTLEAGALVLADQGIAAVDELDKMRCVTGDTLFHTGSGIKPIREFAHEAVVDGSVEELETGRTIRDIDMDVWTMTEDGRITKRDVLAVHEYDAPEELHEITLESGEQLTTTADHPFFVLDDGKRKERQAQDLNDDDWIFVPNTIPTGITDGGASVLPSNAGETDTNQLSHSHGAILGYIAGDGNIFYDRTEGVYGFRFTNKETELLRDFEDACTSAFDTQAVRHPSEQRDDGVETVRVHGKQYVDELLELGANLEIYDGKRLPDAVTNSSRETKAAFIRALSDSEGTVDDRAVKIYSSSYELLLGTKMLLLEFGISSQIQTRTRDEGRNLYILAITSNHSLDAFERHIGFTLGRKQRALEHACERTTGDRTIIDVLPECGELFEQARGALRLHQSECGLENDSTYCNFENGDANASLRLSKTILNEFKERKAKADVHYAELSTETSWEQLAELRERYHVSQRELATEMAVSQQQLSSRWGTDSDLREQVRHRLRELLETPASVDLDPLQKLIEGDVKWRRVETVRQINSREHTDTRVQVLEQHLADTIGTKTVNSVREQARSLIENDNHTETWNELREQLEQYGISFQQVASEMNVAGSTVSRWFSGAVDIGNFETVQSVCEELLETKRRQITDLLEKIERRDQPRVYDLTVEGTHNFIANGMVVHNSEDRSAMHEALEQQKISVSKAGINATLKSRCSLLGAANPKYGRFDHYEPISEQIDLEPALISRFDLIFTVTDDPDEEKDKNLADHILTTNYAGELTTQREQMTNLEVSEAEIEEMTEQVDPVIDAELLRKYIAFSKQNCHPRMTEEAREAIRDFYVDLRSKGTDEDAAVPVTARKLEALVRLSEASARVRLSDTVEYHDAERVIEIVHSCLQDIGVDPETGEFDADIVEAGTSKSQRDRIKNLKQLISDIEEEYDEGAPVDIVLERAEEVGMDHSKAEHEIDKLKQKGEVYEPSTDNLRTT encoded by the coding sequence ATGGCGCAAGCGGGAAATACAGAACTCGTCGACTCCTTCGAGCAGTTCTTCCGCAACTACTACGACAACGAGATCAAGCAGCTTGCGCAGCGATACCCCAACGAACAGCGGTCGCTCCACGTCGACTGGCAGGAACTCTATCGGTACGACCCGGATCTGGCCGATGACTTTCTGAACCAGCCAGAGCAACTCCAGCGCTACGCCGAAGAAGCGCTGCGACTGTACGACCTGCCAATCGACGTCAGCCTCGGACAGGCACACGTCCGCGTCCGAAACCTCCCCGACACGGAGTCACCCGAAATCCGGGAGATTCGCGCGCTGGACATGAACTCGCTCGTCGAAGTGCATGGCATCGTCCGGAAGGCAACTGACGTGCGCCCAAAAATCGAAGACGCCGCCTTCGAGTGCCAACTCTGTGGCACCCTCACTCGCGTCCCCCAATCCAGCGGGAACTTCCAGGAACCCCACGAGTGCCAGGGCTGTGAACGACAGGGCCCCTTCCAGGTCAACTTCGACCAATCCGAGTTCGTCGACTCCCAGAAACTGCGTATTCAGGAAAGCCCCGAAGGCCTGCGCGGCGGCGAAACCCCACAGGCCCTCGACGTCCACGTCGAAGACGACATCACAGGCGAAGTCACCCCCGGCGACCACGTCTCCGCCGCTGGTGTCCTCCGGCTCGAGCAACAGGGCAACGAACAGGACAAATCGCCCGTCTTCGACTTCTACATGGAAGGCATGTCCGTCGACATCGACGAAGAACAGTTCGAAGACATGGACATCACCGAGGAGGACAAACAGGAAATATACGAAATCTCCAATCAGGACGACGTCTACGAGCAGATGGTCGGCTCCATCGCACCATCGATCTACGGCTACGACCAAGAAAAACTCGCGATGATCCTCCAGTTGTTCTCGGGCGTTACAAAGCAGTTACCCGACGGCTCGAGGATTCGTGGGGACCTCCATATGCTTCTCATCGGTGATCCTGGTACCGGAAAGAGCCAGATGCTCGGCTATATCCAGAATATTGCACCACGATCCGTCTATACGTCCGGGAAGGGGTCGTCCTCGGCGGGACTTACCGCTGCGGCCGTGCGGGACGACTTTGGTGACGGCCAGCAGTGGACGCTCGAGGCCGGCGCGCTCGTTCTTGCTGATCAAGGGATCGCAGCAGTTGACGAGCTAGATAAGATGCGGTGTGTCACGGGAGACACACTATTTCATACTGGGAGTGGGATTAAACCAATACGAGAGTTCGCCCACGAAGCAGTAGTTGATGGGTCAGTCGAAGAACTCGAAACTGGGCGGACAATTCGGGACATCGATATGGATGTCTGGACGATGACCGAAGACGGACGCATCACCAAACGCGACGTATTGGCGGTGCATGAGTACGATGCGCCTGAGGAACTTCACGAAATCACACTAGAAAGTGGAGAACAACTGACTACAACCGCCGATCACCCATTCTTCGTTTTAGACGATGGAAAGCGGAAGGAACGACAGGCACAAGATCTGAACGACGATGACTGGATCTTCGTACCTAATACGATACCTACCGGGATTACGGACGGTGGAGCCAGTGTATTGCCTTCGAACGCAGGCGAAACAGACACAAACCAACTATCCCACTCCCACGGTGCAATTTTAGGATATATTGCCGGAGATGGTAACATTTTCTATGACCGAACCGAAGGTGTCTACGGATTCCGCTTTACGAACAAGGAAACAGAGTTGCTACGTGACTTCGAAGATGCGTGCACAAGCGCGTTTGACACACAAGCCGTTCGCCATCCAAGCGAACAGCGAGATGATGGTGTCGAAACAGTACGGGTCCATGGAAAACAATATGTTGATGAACTCCTTGAGTTGGGAGCGAATCTCGAGATCTATGATGGAAAACGACTCCCAGACGCAGTAACTAACTCATCACGGGAGACAAAAGCTGCCTTTATTCGGGCGCTTTCAGATTCAGAAGGGACAGTCGATGACCGTGCCGTCAAAATATACTCTTCAAGTTACGAGTTGCTGCTCGGAACAAAAATGCTGTTGCTCGAGTTCGGAATTTCCAGTCAGATTCAAACTCGAACTCGAGATGAAGGACGTAATCTGTACATACTTGCGATTACATCGAATCACTCACTCGATGCGTTCGAACGACACATCGGATTTACACTTGGTCGAAAGCAGCGCGCGTTAGAACACGCCTGCGAACGAACGACAGGAGATCGTACTATCATTGATGTACTCCCAGAATGTGGTGAACTCTTCGAACAAGCCCGCGGAGCTCTTCGTCTTCACCAGTCAGAATGTGGCCTTGAAAATGATTCGACCTACTGTAACTTCGAAAATGGAGATGCGAACGCATCACTGCGACTCTCAAAAACGATACTCAACGAATTCAAAGAACGGAAAGCAAAAGCAGACGTCCATTATGCTGAACTCAGCACGGAGACATCATGGGAACAACTTGCTGAACTTCGAGAGCGATACCACGTCTCTCAGCGAGAGTTAGCCACAGAAATGGCTGTCTCCCAGCAGCAACTCTCGAGTCGCTGGGGAACGGATTCTGATCTTCGAGAGCAGGTTCGACATCGGCTTCGTGAACTACTCGAAACACCAGCTTCAGTCGATCTTGACCCACTTCAAAAGCTAATTGAAGGCGACGTGAAGTGGCGACGGGTGGAAACCGTTCGACAGATCAATTCGCGAGAGCATACTGACACTAGGGTGCAGGTTCTCGAGCAACACCTCGCAGATACAATTGGCACGAAAACCGTTAATTCAGTCAGAGAGCAGGCACGATCACTGATTGAGAACGACAACCACACCGAAACGTGGAACGAACTCCGAGAGCAACTTGAACAGTATGGAATCTCGTTCCAGCAGGTCGCTTCGGAGATGAATGTCGCAGGCTCGACCGTCTCGCGGTGGTTCTCTGGAGCTGTCGACATCGGGAACTTTGAGACTGTCCAATCCGTCTGTGAGGAACTGCTCGAAACAAAGCGACGACAAATTACGGATCTTCTCGAGAAAATTGAACGACGTGACCAACCGCGGGTGTATGACCTCACGGTCGAAGGCACTCATAATTTCATCGCGAACGGTATGGTCGTTCACAACTCCGAAGATCGCAGTGCCATGCACGAAGCGCTCGAGCAACAGAAAATCTCGGTTTCGAAGGCAGGGATCAATGCCACGCTCAAATCGCGCTGTTCGCTGCTTGGGGCGGCAAACCCCAAATACGGCCGCTTCGACCACTACGAGCCGATTAGCGAGCAGATCGATCTCGAGCCAGCGCTTATCTCTCGTTTCGACCTGATCTTTACGGTGACAGACGACCCCGATGAGGAAAAAGACAAGAATCTGGCGGACCACATTCTGACAACGAACTACGCCGGTGAGTTGACCACCCAGCGCGAGCAGATGACGAATCTCGAGGTCAGCGAGGCCGAAATCGAGGAGATGACCGAGCAGGTCGATCCGGTCATCGATGCTGAACTCCTCCGAAAGTACATTGCATTCTCGAAGCAGAACTGCCACCCGCGGATGACCGAGGAAGCCCGCGAAGCCATTCGAGACTTCTACGTTGATCTTCGTTCGAAGGGAACCGACGAAGATGCGGCGGTGCCGGTGACAGCCCGTAAACTCGAGGCGCTGGTTCGGTTGTCGGAAGCCAGCGCTCGGGTTCGTCTTTCGGATACAGTCGAGTATCACGATGCCGAACGGGTGATCGAGATCGTCCACTCCTGTCTCCAAGATATCGGTGTCGACCCCGAAACGGGCGAGTTCGACGCGGATATCGTCGAAGCGGGGACCTCAAAGTCACAGCGCGACCGGATCAAGAACCTGAAACAGCTGATTAGCGATATCGAAGAGGAGTACGACGAGGGCGCGCCAGTCGATATCGTCCTCGAGCGCGCAGAAGAGGTTGGGATGGACCACTCGAAAGCCGAGCACGAAATTGACAAGCTCAAACAGAAAGGAGAGGTCTACGAGCCGAGTACGGACAATTTGCGGACGACATAA
- a CDS encoding pro-sigmaK processing inhibitor BofA family protein — MVTGLEILLLIVVLVVVLGASTIIQTVRPFIVNAAVGLLVLFLAQAMFGLQVAVTPIALAIVAIGGFPGSLLVILLSLFGVAFVP, encoded by the coding sequence ATGGTCACCGGACTCGAGATCCTCCTCTTGATCGTCGTGTTGGTTGTCGTCCTCGGCGCGTCGACGATTATCCAGACAGTCCGTCCGTTTATCGTGAACGCTGCAGTTGGACTCCTCGTTTTATTCCTTGCACAGGCGATGTTCGGATTACAAGTTGCCGTCACACCGATCGCCCTCGCAATCGTCGCCATCGGTGGCTTTCCTGGCTCCCTGCTGGTGATCTTACTCTCACTGTTCGGAGTCGCGTTCGTTCCGTAG
- a CDS encoding bacterio-opsin activator domain-containing protein: protein MDDTNARIDSRQDGDHRRHYRTAPLGSPGDQDSAHSIAVCETLQETLATATASLSRGLHIGETCIATGTSSFLTDLEAALKARGIDVSAATDRGDLLLVPLEETYLASEPVTADSMARWLLEYIDDLNGDPIRVVGRLSEPISAALEPAILEEYERRVETLVEQHAVHALCLYDRAAFSDAMLQTALTQHPTYRTPIGAYSNVAIDELADTALSTPAGETDLDHLIQVLKTLSNHIARSRQLDVLTGFAESITRTQTDCRSRVLESTISLLETLFSPTLSTGWLYDNAAGQLKPETDSQPALATLESLPSAVSEHAWDAYSGDNVISTIPLPSAAVSDAVCDLPIDSLTFVPLGRHGVLMLVHPAYVSLTDTDEAFLQTIQTTVQAIFDTTTHRDTIDTQASTLERQQHQIQELEELISLLQRATQELVDATSRADIERMVCTQLARTSFLEFAWFGRPSDGATTLSPTHSGPSGETYLESVTANETQSALEPAVTTYETGQTTIINEIVSEPPFEPWRSHALRRGYRSIASVPVIYQESTYGVLTMYSARLNAFDEQVTAAIETIGESVGHAINAREKQQALISGELTVLELQIEDRSLPSIGLAAELGTSIHFEEIVSQENGLPQTYFTVRDRDRETVEAAATRCYGIDDVSHVVERENGHLYTSLIDNPCLFQHVLERGGVPDTMDVSAERANITVELPKSISTRSFISMLEQRFETVSITAQESRERDFHVRDEFKQAFEETLSDRQKEVLRAAYYSGYFDKPRESTGQDIADQLGVSQPTVTENIRAAERKLVTLLFEAN from the coding sequence ATGGATGATACGAACGCGCGAATCGACTCACGACAGGACGGTGACCACCGACGACACTACCGCACGGCACCGCTTGGGTCACCCGGTGACCAAGACTCGGCCCACAGCATCGCTGTTTGTGAGACGCTGCAAGAAACACTTGCGACTGCGACGGCGTCGCTCTCTCGTGGACTTCACATCGGCGAAACTTGCATTGCAACCGGCACATCGTCGTTTCTAACCGACCTCGAGGCCGCGCTCAAAGCCCGCGGCATCGACGTCTCGGCGGCGACCGATCGCGGTGATCTCTTATTGGTTCCACTCGAGGAGACGTATCTGGCCAGTGAACCGGTGACCGCCGACTCGATGGCTCGCTGGCTGCTTGAGTATATTGATGACTTGAACGGCGACCCGATCCGAGTCGTCGGTCGACTTTCCGAACCTATTTCGGCCGCACTCGAGCCAGCCATTCTCGAGGAATATGAACGCCGGGTTGAGACGCTGGTCGAGCAACACGCCGTACACGCGTTGTGTCTCTATGATCGGGCAGCGTTTTCGGACGCAATGCTTCAAACAGCGCTCACACAGCATCCGACGTACCGAACGCCGATAGGTGCGTATTCGAACGTCGCCATTGATGAGTTAGCCGATACCGCTTTGTCTACACCCGCTGGTGAGACCGATCTCGATCACCTCATCCAGGTGCTAAAAACGCTCAGCAACCACATCGCACGGTCCAGACAACTGGACGTCCTCACCGGATTTGCCGAATCGATCACGCGGACCCAGACTGACTGTCGCTCACGGGTCCTCGAGTCTACCATCTCGCTGCTCGAAACACTGTTTTCCCCGACGCTGTCGACCGGTTGGCTCTATGACAACGCAGCAGGTCAACTCAAACCAGAGACCGACTCACAGCCGGCGCTTGCCACACTTGAGTCGCTCCCGTCTGCTGTCTCTGAGCACGCATGGGACGCGTACTCCGGTGATAACGTAATTTCGACGATCCCGCTCCCATCAGCAGCCGTCTCCGATGCCGTTTGTGACCTCCCCATCGACAGTCTCACCTTCGTTCCGCTTGGCCGCCACGGCGTGTTGATGCTTGTTCATCCCGCATACGTTTCACTGACCGACACCGACGAGGCATTCTTGCAGACGATACAGACGACGGTACAGGCAATCTTCGATACGACCACACATCGTGACACGATTGACACACAGGCATCGACACTCGAGCGCCAGCAACACCAGATTCAGGAACTCGAGGAGCTCATCTCCTTGCTTCAGCGAGCGACACAGGAACTGGTTGATGCCACATCGCGGGCCGACATCGAACGCATGGTCTGTACGCAACTCGCCCGAACGTCGTTCCTCGAGTTCGCCTGGTTCGGACGGCCGTCCGATGGTGCGACGACACTCTCACCGACTCACTCGGGCCCGTCCGGCGAGACCTACCTCGAGTCAGTGACTGCCAACGAGACGCAGTCTGCACTCGAGCCGGCAGTGACGACGTATGAGACGGGGCAAACAACGATCATCAACGAGATAGTCAGTGAACCACCGTTCGAACCGTGGCGAAGTCATGCACTCCGGCGTGGCTATCGCTCAATCGCCAGCGTTCCCGTTATCTACCAGGAATCGACGTATGGTGTTCTCACAATGTATTCCGCACGTCTGAATGCGTTCGATGAGCAGGTGACGGCGGCGATCGAAACTATCGGCGAAAGCGTCGGTCACGCGATCAACGCACGCGAGAAACAACAGGCACTGATCAGCGGCGAACTCACCGTGTTAGAGCTACAAATCGAGGATCGCTCACTTCCGAGTATCGGCCTCGCTGCAGAACTTGGCACGTCAATCCACTTTGAGGAGATCGTTTCTCAGGAAAATGGGCTGCCACAGACGTACTTTACCGTTCGAGACCGTGATCGCGAAACGGTCGAAGCCGCAGCAACACGTTGCTACGGCATTGACGACGTCTCACACGTCGTCGAACGGGAGAACGGCCATCTGTACACCAGCCTCATCGACAACCCATGTCTGTTCCAACATGTCCTCGAGCGCGGCGGTGTTCCCGATACGATGGACGTCTCCGCCGAGCGAGCGAACATCACGGTTGAACTCCCCAAAAGCATCTCGACCCGCTCGTTTATTTCGATGCTCGAGCAGCGATTCGAGACGGTCTCTATCACCGCACAGGAGTCTCGAGAGCGTGACTTTCACGTTCGTGATGAATTTAAGCAGGCGTTTGAGGAGACGTTGAGCGACAGGCAAAAGGAAGTGTTGCGAGCAGCCTACTACAGTGGGTATTTTGACAAACCTCGAGAGAGCACCGGCCAGGATATCGCTGACCAACTCGGCGTCTCCCAGCCAACGGTGACCGAGAACATTCGCGCCGCCGAGCGAAAACTGGTGACGCTGCTTTTCGAAGCCAACTGA
- a CDS encoding transcription initiation factor IIB family protein yields the protein MSKSDSNGNCPECNGRLRRLNTEIVCENCGLVSDEDAIDRGPEWRSFDDSSSNRRRTGAPLTRSRHDRGLSTEIGYGNSTNSSYQTRLTGRKRRQIARLRREHNRARVSSKTERNQVFGNSEIRRLITRLSLPTYVRDQACALFKSAQSAGLFQGRSLEGFAAAAVYATARTRSNPRTIGEVTAIAYADERELNAAYSALNRELGLETGPINPVNYLPRYASELDVGSTVERRAHGYANALVDAERVSGRNPSGIAGGCLYKAAQDCDDAPSLTQAAVADVADVAPVTIRSTVELIQSLSA from the coding sequence ATGTCCAAATCTGATTCGAACGGGAACTGCCCCGAATGCAATGGTAGACTACGACGGTTGAATACAGAAATTGTCTGTGAGAATTGCGGCCTTGTTTCCGACGAAGATGCAATTGATCGCGGCCCTGAGTGGCGATCATTCGATGATTCGTCGTCCAATCGTCGCCGAACTGGTGCCCCCCTTACCCGATCACGACACGACCGCGGCCTCTCGACCGAAATCGGCTACGGCAACAGCACAAACTCGAGCTATCAGACACGACTCACTGGACGGAAACGACGACAGATCGCTCGACTACGACGCGAACACAATCGCGCACGCGTCTCCTCGAAAACCGAACGCAATCAGGTGTTTGGCAATTCCGAGATCCGACGCCTCATAACCCGTCTCTCGTTGCCAACGTACGTTCGTGACCAAGCCTGTGCACTGTTTAAATCCGCACAATCTGCCGGACTCTTTCAGGGCCGCTCACTCGAGGGCTTTGCCGCAGCTGCCGTCTACGCGACCGCACGAACGCGTTCGAATCCTCGGACTATCGGCGAAGTGACGGCCATCGCCTACGCTGACGAACGCGAACTCAACGCCGCCTACAGCGCGTTGAATCGTGAACTCGGACTCGAGACCGGACCGATTAATCCAGTCAATTATCTACCCCGGTATGCCTCGGAACTCGATGTGGGTTCGACTGTCGAACGACGTGCTCACGGATATGCAAACGCCTTAGTCGATGCTGAACGCGTCAGCGGACGCAATCCCAGCGGTATCGCGGGTGGGTGTCTCTACAAAGCAGCCCAGGACTGCGACGACGCGCCCTCGCTCACGCAGGCAGCCGTTGCCGACGTTGCCGATGTTGCACCAGTAACGATTCGCTCCACAGTCGAACTGATACAGTCACTTTCTGCCTAA